The nucleotide window gcacaggagttacattgtccccggAGGCTGGTTCTGTGCGCAGCATACAACATGACCAGGAGCCAaggatttatttttgcatgtctCCCCTGTCAAACCACTCAACCGccaggtgactttttttttttttttttaggtctgttttaagtCACCAGTGATTAATTCCCTTGTAAATGATTGCTGCTAAATTGGTGACTTAAAACCCAGCTGAAGGTTTGCACCTTGCCTTTTCATAATTCTGTACCGCTACGAGTGATAAATATTACTTGGaaatactgaataaatatttaccaaataaaaatatatacaagttttGCTGTAATACCTGCCTTTGATCTAGAACTGTACCTCTCAGTACCTTTTTCCCACAAGAtggcttttttcttttgcagtatgCCCCAGTGTGTGAATAGACAATGAAGGAGAATCAGCTCTGTGATGAGCATATCTCCGTCACTATTCTTGCTCCTGCCATCAAGCATGCTTTTTGTCGGTACATAAACTAGTCAGCTGATTATACCTATCCTGTTGCAGAAAGCTTACCCattactatatttacaatatcaaaagcttacagtatattagtgtggtggttagtgggatgaatgcctcttatattgctgggcagtgggaaaAACATCACCCTTAAcatataaccaaaaagatcattggaggcagagattgctcaagaaacccctagcaaactctgcaggaagcctggttgagaaacattgatctaaaaAAGTCACTATAGACAACGTGTACTATAATATCTACAGTAATGAGGCTGGAACTGTTTTTGTTCCATATAACAACTGAAATCCCATACAATGAGCAGGGAAATCTTATTGATATGGAATAAAATCTAAAGCAAATTGTAAAGTGTACAGCCAGTTCTagacctttttttgcagaagaccTACGCATGGGCTGCCTCGGATTTGAAAGCAAACATGCATTTGAATATTAAACAGCTTGGATAGAAAATGCAGACATATAGGggatacaaaagaaaagaaaaatcagaaaaatccTTATCTGCACTCTTTTCCCTGAAATTTGATTTAACACAGATTACTGTGACCTCAAATGACTAATTTCCTATAAAACACAATACACTGAAACCATGGACTGTCCAAGTGTTTCATTTGgttctgcaccagggaatgtttcagtgagtgCTTTAAATAGACCCTAAATATTACCCCATACTGCAGCAAAACTTTAGCTTGAATGAATTTTGTTTGTACcaattttactgtaaagaaataaattacAGATTAATATAAAAgcgatttatatacatttaagtGTCACTTGTTTTTGTTCAGATTCTGTAGAGAAAATTGCCATCGCTATCAAAAAATTCTTTCCCTTTTTGTACAGCTTTCACCTTGTTTTCAAGTCCGCTATTGGCTAATTCTTCCAGATCCTGATCACTTAATACCTCCCCATCCCATTGTGCATCAGGTCTTTTCCAGTCATCTTCTGCAGGTTCACTGAGCTCAGGTTCTACCTGTGGGTTTGCATTGGATACACCTGGAGGAGGGTGAAGCTCCTGGGACTTCTGAGGGATGTTTTGAGGTACGACATTCTCTATGTGTCTCTGTATCCCATTTGTCCTCACAACTACATGAGAGACGTCCGATGTCCTTACAGCTACATGAGAGACGTCCGATGTTTTGGGAGAAGAAAGAAGCAGCGGTGAATGGCCGGCCACCAGCTGTCGGTTGCCACTTCCCTGTGCTAAGAGCTGTGTTGGATGTTTAGAAGGGGTCGTTAACTGAAGCTGGTCAGGCTTGGTCGTAGAGGGGAGCTGCNNNNNNNNNNNNNNNNNNNNNNNNNNNNNNNNNNNNNNNNNNNNNNNNNNNNNNNNNNNNNNNNNNNNNNNNNNNNNNNNNNNNNNNNNNNNNNNNNNNNNNNNNNNNNNNNNNNNNNNNNNNNNNNNNNNNNNNNNNNNNNNNNNNNNNNNNNNNNNNNNNNNNNNNNNN belongs to Pyxicephalus adspersus chromosome 2, UCB_Pads_2.0, whole genome shotgun sequence and includes:
- the NGRN gene encoding neugrin (The sequence of the model RefSeq protein was modified relative to this genomic sequence to represent the inferred CDS: added 159 bases not found in genome assembly), translated to MASAILTSLGRIRLFSGLRPASLGCCGLRTRPPLTPVPGEEEDLENEENGEQEMMSMLKKHDKSMRFRRIQRKMEPPGPPERRLTWNAMEQIRYLKQELPEEWTVERLAAGFNVSTDEIRRVLKSKFIPSEARRMKQDAAVSRILGQLPSTTKPDQLQLTTPSKHPTQLLAQGSGNRQLVAGHSPLLLSSPKTSDVSHVAVRTSDVSHVVVRTNGIQRHIENVVPQNIPQKSQELHPPPGVSNANPQVEPELSEPAEDDWKRPDAQWDGEVLSDQDLEELANSGLENKVKAVQKGKEFFDSDGNFLYRI